One genomic region from Asterias amurensis chromosome 7, ASM3211899v1 encodes:
- the LOC139939954 gene encoding protein Wnt-1-like, translated as MKLEWLVAFFVLPTASLLAKETTAASSGKWWSIATYPQKSNIVSDTQGTEIYLEPQLRPLNKRQRKMVRDNPGILLAISQAVKTAVTECRYQFKDRRWNCPTMKNVQGPNSLFGKLLNTACRETSFVYAITSAAVAHSVARSCSEGSLETCTCDYKYQRPSDEDWEWGGCSDNIAFGHRFSQKFVDADEKGRDLRFMMNIHNNEVGRLTVSSDMRRECKCHGMSGSCTIRTCWMRLPTFRSVGEFLKDRFDGASRVALRNEGVRGNSNRGDRGDRRDRGDRSDNGGTEDNFQPYNSNHKPPGPRDLVYFDDSPDFCVRNERAGTLGTVGRECNNTSLGVDGCDLMCCGRDYDGSQVRIKERCSCTFHWCCKVKCQECTSIRTVYRCQ; from the exons ATGAAACTAGAGTGGCTAGTAGCTTTCTTCGTGCTCCCGACGGCCAGTTTGTTGGCCAAGGAAACGACAGCAGCATCGAGTGGGAAGTGGTG gaGTATCGCAACCTACCCACAGAAATCAAACATAGTGAGCGACACACAAGGCACGGAAATCTACCTGGAGCCGCAGCTTCGGCCCCTCAACAAACGTCAACGGAAGATGGTACGTGACAACCCTGGTATCCTCCTGGCAATTTCACAGGCCGTGAAAACGGCCGTTACGGAGTGCAGGTACCAGTTCAAAGACAGACGGTGGAATTGTCCGACCATGAAGAATGTCCAGGGTCCAAATAGTCTATTCGGGAAACTTCTCAACACAG CATGTAGAGAAACGTCTTTTGTATACGCCATCACCAGTGCTGCAGTGGCCCACTCTGTAGCCAGATCGTGCAGTGAAGGGAGCCTTGAGACGTGCACCTGCGATTACAAGTACCAGCGACCCAGTGATGAAGACTGGGAGTGGGGTGGGTGCAGTGACAACATAGCCTTCGGTCATAGATTCTCGCAGAAGTTCGTCGACGCTGACGAGAAAGGGCGGGACTTGAGGTTCATGATGAATATACACAATAACGAAGTTGGAAGACTG ACGGTTTCGTCAGACATGCGTCGGGAGTGTAAATGCCACGGAATGTCCGGCAGCTGCACAATCAGAACGTGCTGGATGCGACTTCCCACATTCCGCTCCGTAGGCGAATTCCTCAAGGATCGCTTCGACGGTGCGTCCAGAGTCGCGCTACGGAACGAGGGAGTCAGAGGCAACAGCAACCGGGGAGATCGCGGCGATCGGAGGGACCGAGGCGACCGCTCAGATAACGGCGGCACCGAAGACAACTTCCAACCGTACAACTCCAACCACAAACCGCCGGGCCCACGAGACCTGGTCTACTTCGACGACTCTCCGGACTTCTGTGTGAGGAACGAGAGGGCGGGAACTCTCGGCACGGTGGGGCGGGAGTGCAACAACACATCGTTAGGGGTGGACGGGTGTGATTTGATGTGCTGCGGGAGAGACTACGACGGCTCGCAAGTTCGGATTAAGGAGAGATGTAGCTGTACTTTTCATTGGTGTTGCAAAGTCAAATGCCAGGAGTGTACATCAATAAGGACCGTCTACCGATGCCAGTAG